From one Chloroflexota bacterium genomic stretch:
- a CDS encoding DUF1638 domain-containing protein, giving the protein MTTGLIICGALGREVVALIKKHGWDAQVIGIPAVDHVFPQRIAPDVEKRILELSEQFDRLIVVFGDCGSRGALDEILARYPDIERIAGPHCYEMYGGELFEQLITEEPGTYILTDFMVRTFQGLILKSMGLHKYPQLKGEYFKNYKRVVYLAQSEDPKLIQKAHRVAAYLELPLEIRYTGFGLLEERLIAMMQQN; this is encoded by the coding sequence ATGACAACCGGACTCATCATTTGTGGGGCGTTGGGGCGAGAAGTGGTTGCTCTCATCAAGAAACACGGCTGGGATGCACAGGTGATCGGCATCCCGGCGGTAGATCACGTCTTCCCGCAGCGGATCGCCCCTGATGTTGAGAAGCGCATCCTCGAACTGAGCGAACAATTCGACCGGTTGATCGTGGTTTTCGGGGATTGCGGCTCACGCGGCGCCCTGGACGAGATACTAGCACGCTATCCGGACATCGAGCGCATCGCCGGGCCACATTGCTACGAAATGTATGGGGGCGAACTCTTTGAGCAGCTCATCACAGAAGAACCAGGCACCTACATCTTGACTGATTTTATGGTGCGCACATTTCAGGGGCTTATCCTCAAGAGCATGGGGCTGCACAAATATCCACAACTCAAAGGGGAGTATTTTAAGAATTACAAGCGCGTCGTTTATCTGGCGCAAAGCGAAGACCCCAAACTCATCCAAAAAGCGCACAGAGTTGCCGCATACCTGGAACTACCACTTGAAATCCGCTACACAGGCTTTGGGCTACTTGAAGAGCGCCTGATCGCCATGATGCAACAAAACTAG
- a CDS encoding ornithine cyclodeaminase family protein, with the protein MTTSKLLYLSQKDVVSVGLKMAEIIHLVETAFKEKGHGRVEMPPKPGIHPGEGDNFIHAMPAYIPALNSAGIKWVSGFPGNQAKGLPYITGLLILNDPATGIPLAVMDCEWITAMRTAAASAVAAQRLARPDSATLGVLGCGVQGFTNTEALQVLFPVEKVFAYDLSPEAIKNYSKKVKSQLKLEVVTANTPQEAVTGCDLVVTAGPILKVPHKTIKAGWLDAGAFASLVDFDSYWEPTAMKEVDKFCTDDLKQFEYYKSVGYFQDVPPIHADLGELVAGMKPGRGSAEERTIACNLGLALDDMAVAPTIYQRAVEMGIGTWLPL; encoded by the coding sequence ATGACAACATCCAAACTTCTCTATCTCTCCCAAAAAGATGTCGTTTCCGTTGGCCTGAAAATGGCCGAAATCATCCATCTGGTTGAAACGGCATTCAAAGAAAAAGGCCACGGCCGCGTTGAAATGCCGCCCAAGCCCGGCATCCATCCCGGCGAAGGCGATAATTTCATCCATGCCATGCCTGCTTATATCCCCGCGCTCAATTCGGCGGGCATCAAATGGGTCAGCGGCTTTCCCGGCAATCAGGCCAAGGGGCTACCCTATATCACCGGCCTGCTGATCCTCAATGACCCCGCAACCGGCATCCCGCTGGCAGTGATGGATTGCGAATGGATCACGGCTATGCGCACCGCGGCGGCTTCGGCGGTGGCTGCCCAGCGGTTGGCGCGCCCCGATTCGGCTACCCTGGGGGTGTTGGGCTGCGGCGTGCAAGGGTTCACCAATACCGAAGCCCTGCAGGTGCTTTTCCCGGTTGAGAAAGTTTTCGCCTACGATCTCTCACCCGAAGCCATCAAGAACTACAGCAAAAAAGTTAAAAGCCAGCTCAAGCTCGAAGTCGTGACCGCTAATACCCCGCAAGAAGCCGTCACAGGCTGCGATCTGGTTGTCACGGCTGGGCCAATTCTGAAAGTGCCGCATAAAACCATTAAGGCCGGGTGGCTCGATGCCGGGGCGTTTGCTTCACTGGTCGATTTCGATTCGTACTGGGAACCCACCGCCATGAAAGAAGTGGATAAATTCTGCACGGATGACTTGAAGCAATTTGAATATTACAAATCAGTGGGTTATTTTCAGGATGTGCCCCCCATTCATGCCGATTTAGGAGAGTTAGTCGCCGGGATGAAGCCCGGGCGTGGGTCGGCTGAAGAACGCACAATTGCCTGCAACCTGGGCCTGGCCCTGGACGATATGGCCGTGGCCCCAACAATTTATCAGCGCGCCGTCGAGATGGGCATCGGCACCTGGCTGCCGCTATAA